Proteins from a genomic interval of Rubinisphaera italica:
- a CDS encoding DUF1559 family PulG-like putative transporter, translating into MNIRHTVRVAQSRRRGFTLIELLVVISIIATLAALILPGIQGARAAARNLQCINNIRNIGTAVMNFSSQSGGRLPKLAGQDTYLNAAGTGEVAYGWPVSLLPMLDNAALARLLLLQQNTGSQSHQTLWDTQIAVFSCPDDDTAFQIDGQLSYVANAGYAPYTGTSPVPAGEWGSINDQSHNFNNIDWRDGITDATSSTGLAQTAPLATRISQSTGVFWRDTGGDRSIVTLDFISNNDGQTQTMMLSENLDAGLWSSNRTGQIAFALQVPTSGLIPTQAAIATPNGVGRYDDSTAGAQNSALAVIEDFSSTGYSAGDSQISAANPGGVRPWRPSSNHVGGNVNVFYCDGHAGSLNATMNQAVYARLMTPAGTKYGQNVIKDSNF; encoded by the coding sequence ATGAACATTCGCCACACGGTACGTGTCGCGCAATCACGCCGACGCGGATTCACCCTGATTGAACTGCTGGTCGTGATTTCCATCATCGCGACTCTGGCCGCATTGATTCTGCCTGGTATTCAAGGCGCCCGAGCTGCAGCCCGTAACCTGCAATGCATCAATAACATCCGCAACATCGGCACTGCTGTGATGAACTTTTCCTCACAGAGTGGTGGACGATTGCCGAAGCTGGCTGGACAGGATACTTATTTAAATGCTGCTGGTACTGGCGAGGTTGCTTACGGTTGGCCTGTCTCTCTGTTGCCGATGTTGGACAATGCTGCCTTGGCACGTCTGTTGCTCCTGCAGCAAAATACAGGATCCCAATCTCACCAGACTTTATGGGATACACAGATTGCTGTATTTTCCTGTCCGGATGATGACACGGCTTTTCAAATTGATGGCCAATTGAGTTATGTAGCTAACGCTGGCTACGCCCCATATACAGGTACTTCACCTGTACCAGCTGGTGAGTGGGGTTCGATCAATGATCAATCACACAATTTTAACAACATTGATTGGAGAGACGGGATTACCGATGCGACTTCATCAACCGGGCTCGCTCAAACCGCCCCTTTAGCGACTCGAATCAGTCAGTCAACGGGAGTGTTCTGGCGAGACACTGGTGGAGATCGGTCAATTGTTACTTTGGATTTTATCTCAAATAACGATGGTCAAACTCAGACCATGATGCTTTCAGAAAATCTTGATGCAGGATTGTGGAGTTCGAACAGAACTGGTCAGATTGCATTTGCACTCCAAGTACCAACTTCAGGACTTATCCCGACACAGGCAGCCATCGCGACTCCTAATGGTGTTGGACGCTACGATGACAGCACTGCAGGTGCACAAAATTCTGCACTGGCTGTTATCGAAGATTTCTCTTCAACAGGTTACAGTGCCGGAGATTCTCAAATCAGTGCTGCTAACCCTGGTGGGGTACGTCCCTGGCGACCATCTTCAAACCACGTTGGTGGAAACGTCAATGTCTTCTACTGTGATGGTCATGCAGGTAGCTTGAACGCCACGATGAATCAGGCCGTCTATGCACGCTTGATGACTCCAGCCGGTACCAAGTACGGTCAGAATGTTATTAAAGATAGCAACTTCTAG
- a CDS encoding DUF58 domain-containing protein: protein MSTTNPELSAFGDPSTLMQFGRLDVIARLVVEGYMMGQHKSPFKGSSVEFVEHRQYYPGDEIRHIDWRAYGKTGRYFVKEYEDETNLRCYLMLDASGSMGYGQSTDTKFNYARQMTAVLAYLLLKQRDAVGLCLFDHKLRELIEPSMNATQFPRLIKTLEQAKTGRETSLGKVFEDVIPRLKRRSLIVLLSDLFDEIEPLQTAIKRFRHYRHDVVVVQIVAPEEEEFPFSRPTQFHNLEKTNERLLVDPHRLRRHYLEQYQKFMNRVSQMCTKSGVDLLKVKTDESFAKTLGSYLAYRSRGK from the coding sequence ATGTCGACAACCAATCCTGAACTCTCTGCTTTTGGTGATCCGAGCACGTTGATGCAGTTCGGGCGGCTCGATGTGATTGCCCGGCTGGTTGTCGAAGGGTACATGATGGGGCAGCATAAAAGCCCCTTCAAAGGGAGCAGTGTCGAGTTTGTCGAGCATCGGCAATACTATCCCGGCGATGAAATTCGACATATCGACTGGCGGGCTTATGGTAAAACGGGGCGGTATTTCGTTAAAGAGTATGAAGATGAAACCAACCTGCGTTGCTACCTGATGCTCGATGCTTCCGGCAGCATGGGCTACGGACAGTCGACCGATACGAAGTTCAATTACGCCCGACAGATGACAGCCGTGCTGGCGTATCTATTATTGAAACAGCGGGATGCGGTTGGCTTGTGTCTGTTCGATCATAAGTTACGGGAACTGATCGAACCTTCCATGAATGCGACTCAGTTTCCACGATTGATCAAAACTCTGGAGCAGGCAAAAACGGGGCGAGAGACAAGTCTTGGGAAAGTCTTTGAGGATGTCATTCCCCGGCTCAAAAGGCGGAGTCTGATTGTTTTGCTGAGTGATCTGTTTGATGAGATCGAGCCTTTACAGACGGCCATCAAACGCTTTCGTCATTATCGGCACGATGTGGTTGTCGTACAGATCGTCGCACCGGAAGAAGAGGAGTTTCCATTCAGCAGGCCAACACAGTTTCATAATCTGGAAAAGACAAACGAACGCCTGCTGGTCGATCCCCATCGCTTGCGTCGTCATTACCTCGAACAGTATCAGAAATTTATGAATCGAGTTTCCCAAATGTGCACGAAATCGGGAGTCGATTTGTTGAAAGTGAAAACGGACGAATCGTTCGCTAAAACATTGGGGAGTTATCTGGCGTATCGCTCTCGGGGGAAATAA
- a CDS encoding FAD-dependent oxidoreductase, whose amino-acid sequence MLTIIFLSTTGSLTQTVIAAEILEADVVIYGGTSAGVAAAVQCKRMGKTTLIIEPSAHLGGLTAGGLGWTDSGNKSVIGGISEEFYERVKNEYDLKETWKWQKSDQYSRYNPEAKVIWVFEPHIAEKVFNDLITEYEIPVYMNERLELIDGVTTKAGQIVEFKLESGKIIRGKRFIDATYEGDLMAKAGVKYTVGREGNDVYGESLNGVQKARTISHQFESKVSPYRIPGDASSGLLPGVHGEDPGEDGTGDHRVQAYCFRMCLSNHPDNLVPFPKPENYNPERYELLARYLNTGWKGVFKKFDVIPNRKTDTNNHGAFSTDNIGMNYDYPDGDYQTRDKIIAEHRDYQQGLMWFLANDPRVPADIQTQTRKWGLAADEFLDNENWPHQIYVREARRMVSDFVMTELHLRRKKPTPDPIGMGSYNMDSHNVQRYVTPEGFARNEGDIQVNPGGPYPVSYRAIVPMKSECSNLLVPVCLSSSHMAYGSIRMEPVFMILAHSAATAACHSIDDNCAVQDIDYKKLEEKLLEDGQVLEYSGPYREPRVGIDPKSLPGIVIDNSHAKLEGSWTHSSSAPVFVGTDYLHDENSDQGEKSATFEFLVTSSGEYDVRLAYPPNSNRATNVTVEVISEAGLATTNINQRLAPSISKTFVSLGAYEFSPGTPGRVIIRNNNANGYVIADAVWVVPIKKQP is encoded by the coding sequence ATGCTGACAATCATCTTTCTGAGCACAACTGGCTCATTGACTCAGACCGTCATCGCCGCAGAGATCCTCGAAGCAGATGTCGTAATCTATGGCGGGACCTCCGCTGGTGTCGCTGCTGCCGTACAATGCAAACGCATGGGAAAAACCACTCTCATCATCGAACCCTCTGCTCACTTGGGCGGGTTAACTGCTGGAGGTCTCGGGTGGACCGATTCCGGAAATAAATCGGTCATCGGCGGCATCTCTGAGGAATTCTACGAACGAGTCAAAAATGAGTACGACCTCAAAGAAACCTGGAAATGGCAGAAGAGCGATCAATATTCCCGCTATAACCCCGAAGCCAAAGTCATCTGGGTTTTTGAGCCGCACATCGCAGAGAAAGTTTTCAATGACTTAATTACCGAATATGAAATTCCGGTCTACATGAATGAACGGCTCGAATTAATTGACGGAGTCACCACCAAGGCTGGTCAAATTGTCGAGTTCAAACTCGAATCGGGAAAAATTATTCGCGGCAAACGATTTATCGATGCCACTTACGAAGGAGACTTGATGGCTAAGGCTGGTGTCAAATACACAGTCGGTCGTGAAGGAAACGATGTCTATGGCGAGTCACTCAACGGTGTACAGAAAGCCCGCACCATCTCCCATCAGTTTGAATCGAAGGTGAGTCCATATCGTATCCCAGGAGATGCCAGCAGTGGACTATTACCAGGTGTGCATGGAGAAGACCCCGGCGAAGATGGTACCGGCGACCATCGCGTTCAAGCCTACTGCTTCCGGATGTGCCTCTCGAATCATCCCGACAATCTGGTTCCCTTTCCAAAACCGGAAAACTACAACCCGGAACGCTACGAACTACTTGCCCGCTATCTGAATACAGGCTGGAAAGGTGTGTTCAAAAAATTTGATGTTATTCCGAATCGAAAAACGGACACCAACAACCACGGCGCATTTTCGACCGATAATATCGGCATGAATTACGATTATCCTGATGGCGATTACCAGACGCGGGACAAAATCATCGCCGAACATCGTGATTACCAGCAGGGTCTGATGTGGTTTCTGGCCAATGATCCCCGAGTCCCGGCTGACATTCAAACACAAACGCGGAAATGGGGACTTGCAGCCGATGAATTCCTCGATAATGAGAATTGGCCTCACCAGATTTATGTCCGGGAAGCTCGACGAATGGTCTCTGACTTTGTCATGACTGAACTTCATCTCCGTCGTAAAAAACCAACTCCAGACCCAATCGGCATGGGTTCCTACAATATGGATTCGCACAATGTCCAACGCTATGTCACTCCTGAAGGATTCGCTCGAAACGAAGGCGACATCCAGGTCAACCCAGGTGGACCATATCCGGTCAGTTATCGTGCAATTGTGCCGATGAAGTCGGAATGCTCAAACCTGCTCGTGCCTGTCTGCCTTTCCTCTTCCCACATGGCCTATGGTTCGATTCGTATGGAACCGGTCTTTATGATTCTGGCTCACTCGGCTGCCACTGCCGCCTGTCATTCGATTGACGATAACTGTGCCGTCCAGGATATCGACTACAAAAAACTCGAAGAAAAGCTCCTCGAAGATGGTCAGGTTCTTGAATACTCAGGCCCGTATCGCGAACCTCGCGTCGGAATTGATCCGAAGTCATTACCCGGAATCGTTATCGATAATTCGCACGCCAAACTCGAAGGAAGCTGGACACACAGCAGTTCAGCCCCCGTTTTTGTCGGAACAGATTATCTTCATGATGAAAACAGCGATCAGGGAGAAAAGTCTGCTACGTTTGAATTCCTGGTCACTTCCTCAGGAGAGTACGATGTTCGTCTGGCCTATCCCCCCAATTCCAACCGGGCGACCAACGTGACTGTTGAGGTTATCAGCGAAGCAGGACTGGCAACAACGAACATCAACCAGCGACTTGCTCCTTCAATTTCTAAGACATTTGTCTCTTTAGGAGCCTACGAATTTTCACCGGGCACACCGGGACGCGTTATCATTCGCAACAACAATGCAAACGGCTATGTCATTGCCGATGCTGTCTGGGTTGTTCCCATTAAGAAACAACCCTAA
- a CDS encoding D-alanine--D-alanine ligase family protein gives MDVIILAGGHSAEREISLKSGIGVRNALLARGHTVSMIDPVNVEIQNLPVRADQIVFIALHGTFGEDGQIQQILENRNLCFTGSSASASAIAFDKSQAKQIFLNYAIATPRHSIISRKDSLIQREKLCSSISCPVFVKPNAQGSSIGVSRVDISEQLNQAIDHALDYGETVIIEEFISGQEWTVAIFEDIIFPPIQIQTPRTFYDFSAKYQETSTQYFIDQNQDETLIERLIAAAQKAAQAIETSGLIRVDFIVDNTGQPWCLELNTIPGMTSTSLAPKAASQHGWTYETLCENICDSALKSKGLNS, from the coding sequence ATGGATGTGATCATACTGGCTGGTGGCCACTCAGCCGAACGGGAAATCAGTTTAAAATCAGGGATCGGAGTGCGCAATGCCCTCTTAGCTCGTGGCCACACGGTTTCAATGATCGATCCAGTAAACGTTGAGATTCAGAATTTACCTGTTCGGGCCGACCAAATTGTCTTCATCGCCCTGCATGGCACCTTCGGCGAAGATGGACAGATCCAGCAGATTCTCGAAAATCGCAACCTCTGTTTTACAGGGAGTTCAGCTTCTGCCTCTGCTATTGCCTTTGACAAATCTCAGGCCAAGCAAATATTTCTAAACTACGCAATCGCCACGCCTCGTCATTCGATCATCAGTCGAAAAGATTCACTGATTCAAAGAGAAAAACTGTGTTCATCGATTTCCTGTCCCGTCTTCGTCAAACCGAATGCCCAGGGATCCAGTATTGGCGTTTCCCGTGTCGATATCTCCGAACAACTTAATCAGGCGATTGATCACGCTTTAGATTACGGAGAAACAGTCATCATCGAAGAGTTCATATCGGGTCAGGAATGGACCGTTGCAATCTTTGAGGACATCATCTTCCCACCCATTCAAATTCAAACCCCACGCACGTTTTACGATTTCTCGGCGAAATACCAGGAAACGAGTACGCAATATTTCATCGATCAGAATCAGGATGAAACACTCATCGAACGCCTAATCGCCGCTGCCCAAAAAGCCGCGCAGGCCATCGAGACTTCAGGCTTAATTCGAGTCGATTTCATTGTCGATAATACAGGTCAACCCTGGTGCCTGGAACTTAATACCATCCCCGGTATGACCTCAACAAGCCTGGCCCCCAAAGCCGCCAGTCAACATGGGTGGACCTATGAAACACTCTGTGAAAACATCTGCGATTCGGCTCTCAAATCCAAAGGACTCAACTCCTGA
- a CDS encoding serine/threonine protein kinase encodes MAQNKPTKNSQQETVAEGQQSQTASGKPVKPAKQKVQKIGDFRLVKKVGQGGMGSVYLAHQISLDRRCALKVMSSELSKRKDFVDRFIREARVGAKIEHPNIVRCYAVGDYKGMYYAALEFIDGSSMQDWINTLEKLSVGDAVHVIIVCAQALGFAHKMNVIHRDIKPDNILVTKNGAVKVADLGLAKAIDEDHSMTQSGTGLGTPLYMPPEQARNAKYVDQRSDIYALGATLYRFLTGVPPYKADSTMELILAKENSKYTPAARLNKDIPERLDLIIDKMMAKDPKHRYQNCDELLTDLMPLGLENPSLSFIDSDEKVILGMNSPSGLQSSPSMANAKNIEREINIPKTSREEAREQRLAAAKLDGNTWRVCFKDRTGKEQIKKMTTDQIHRGLATDLLDEKARITKNPKVPMVAVGSVQEFKNQVGENLMKKQDGKKKEDMKSIYAKLDRQHSRRKWWRIIENLRDGTLGWISLVIWLCVVGAAGYGLYLGVPMVYDMIAKNFGL; translated from the coding sequence ATGGCTCAGAACAAGCCGACTAAGAATTCTCAGCAGGAAACTGTTGCCGAAGGTCAGCAAAGTCAAACCGCCTCAGGTAAACCAGTGAAACCTGCAAAACAGAAGGTTCAGAAAATTGGTGACTTTCGTTTAGTGAAGAAAGTCGGCCAGGGGGGGATGGGCTCTGTCTACCTGGCTCATCAGATCAGTCTGGACCGCCGCTGTGCTCTCAAAGTGATGTCGAGTGAATTGTCGAAGCGGAAAGACTTTGTCGACCGCTTCATTCGCGAAGCTCGCGTCGGAGCAAAAATAGAACACCCTAACATCGTCCGCTGTTATGCCGTGGGCGATTATAAAGGCATGTACTATGCCGCGCTGGAATTTATCGATGGTTCGAGCATGCAGGACTGGATCAACACGCTCGAAAAACTGAGCGTGGGTGATGCCGTACACGTCATCATTGTTTGTGCTCAGGCTCTCGGTTTCGCTCATAAAATGAATGTCATTCATCGTGACATCAAACCGGACAATATCCTGGTCACTAAAAATGGAGCTGTCAAAGTTGCAGACCTCGGGCTGGCTAAAGCGATTGACGAAGACCATTCGATGACACAATCCGGAACCGGTCTCGGCACTCCCTTATATATGCCTCCCGAACAGGCTCGTAACGCGAAATATGTTGACCAGCGCAGCGACATTTACGCCCTCGGAGCAACTTTATATCGCTTCCTGACAGGTGTCCCACCCTACAAAGCCGATTCCACGATGGAATTAATTCTCGCCAAAGAAAATTCGAAATACACACCCGCGGCCAGGCTCAATAAAGACATTCCTGAACGGCTCGATCTGATCATCGATAAAATGATGGCCAAAGACCCCAAGCATCGGTATCAGAACTGTGATGAACTTTTAACCGACTTAATGCCTCTCGGCCTCGAAAACCCTTCCCTCAGTTTTATTGACTCAGACGAAAAAGTCATTCTCGGAATGAACTCCCCTTCAGGACTACAAAGTTCACCTTCAATGGCCAATGCGAAAAACATTGAACGCGAAATCAACATTCCAAAAACTTCGAGGGAAGAAGCCCGTGAACAACGTCTGGCGGCTGCAAAACTCGATGGAAATACCTGGCGAGTCTGCTTCAAAGATCGTACCGGTAAAGAGCAAATCAAAAAAATGACAACCGACCAGATCCACCGTGGTCTGGCGACCGATCTACTCGATGAGAAGGCTCGAATCACTAAGAACCCCAAAGTCCCCATGGTTGCCGTCGGCTCCGTGCAGGAATTCAAAAATCAGGTTGGCGAAAACCTGATGAAAAAACAGGATGGTAAAAAAAAGGAGGACATGAAGTCCATCTACGCAAAACTGGACCGACAACACAGTCGCCGCAAATGGTGGCGGATCATCGAAAATCTGCGTGATGGAACCTTGGGTTGGATCAGTCTGGTCATTTGGCTGTGTGTTGTTGGAGCAGCAGGCTACGGCCTCTATCTGGGTGTACCAATGGTCTACGACATGATCGCCAAAAACTTCGGCTTGTAG